GCCTCGTTCCGGCAGATCGTCGCCCGCGACGTCGACAACAGCGTCAGCCCGATCGGCGTGCCGTTGGAGCATCTGGCCTTCTTCGTACTGGACAAATTCCTGCGTCGGGTCTCGGTGGGAGCCGTCGGTGAGCTCTATGTGGCCGGTGCTGGAGTGGCCTCCGGGTACTGGGGCCGGTCCGGATTGACGGCGTCGCGGTTCGTGGCGTGCCCGTTCGGCGGTACGGACGCGTCTGGACAACGGATGTATCGCACCGGTGATCTGGTGCGCTGGGATGCCGACGGTGAGCTGCAGTATGTGGGCCGCGCGGATGAGCAGGTCAAAATCCGCGGATACCGCATCGAGTTGGGCGAGATCAAGGCCGCCTTCGGTGAGCTGGATGGCGTGGATCAGGTGGCCGTGATCGCCCGTGAGGACCGCCCCGGTGACAGACGCCTGGTCGGCTATGTCACCGGGACCGCCGATCCGGTGAAAGTGCGCGCGCAACTGGCAGATCGCTTGCCGGAATACATGGTGCCTGCCGCGGTCGTGGGCCTGGCGGCTCTGCCGCTGACGGTCAACGGCAAACTCGACACACGCGCCTTGCCGCCGCCGGAATACTGGGACGCCGATCGTTACCGTGCACCGGGAGACGCGATCGAACAGGTTCTGGCCGATATTTACGCCCAAGTCCTCGGTGTCGAGCGGGTCGGCGTGGACGACCCGTTTTTCGACCTGGGTGGGGACAGCGTCTTGTCGATGCAGGTGGTGGCCCGGGCGCGGGCGGCCGGCGTGGCGTGTCGGCAACGGGATGTCTTCGTTGAGCAGACGGTGGCCCGACTTGCGCAGGTGGCCGTATTGCTCGATGGCGACCCGGCAGAAATCGATGAGGGCGCCGGCGCGGTGGTGGCCACCCCGATCATGCGCTGGCTACACGGTTTTGACGGTCCGGTCGACGAGTACAACCAGACGGTGGTGGTGCAAGCTCCCGCCGGGGTGACCGAGGCCGACGTCGTCGTCGTGTTGCAAGCGCTGCTGGACCGGCACGCCATGTTGCGCCTGCGCGCCGAGGACACCGGGGAGGGCGATTGGTCGCTGTGGGTGCCCGAAGTAGGGGCCGTGGACGCCCGCGCCTGCCTGCGGGCGGTGGATGCGCTGTCCGATGAGGCGCTGGTGGCCGCGCGGTCACGGCTGAATCCGGCGGCGGGGGCGATGTTCACTGCGCTGTGGGTGCCAGACACGGGCCAGTTGGCTTTGATGATTCACCACCTGTCCGTGGATGTGCCGTCGTGGCGAATCCTGTTCGAAGACCTGAACATTGCTTGGGCGCAACATCATCACGGGCAGCCGGTGGAATTGCCCACGGGCGGAACGTCGTTTGCCCGGTGGGGGTCGGTACTGAGTGAGCACGCACGAAGCGCGGCGGTCGTGGAACTGGCCGACACGTGGCGGCAATTGCTGGAGACCCCCGCCGTATTGCCCGCGGTGCAACCGGCGGTCGACACCTATGCCGGCGCGGGTCACCTGTTGGCAGCGTTGGATATCGAGACCACTCACCAGTTGTTGGGCGAGGTGTCGGCCGCGTTTCACGCTGGGGTGCAAGACATTCTGTTGATCGCATTCGGATTGGCGTGGAATGAATTCCTCGGCGCGGATGGCGCCCCGATCGGCATCAACGTCAAAGGTCACGGCCGCGCCGAAGAACTGCGGCGCGACGTGGATCTGTCGCGCACCGTGGGGTGGTTCACCAGCAAGTACCCGGTGGCGTTGACGGTGGGCGACCTGCCGTGGACGCTCGTGGCCGCCGGCGGCGCCGCGCTGGGGCCGTTGATAACGGCCGCTTTGGAACGGCTTCGCGCCATGCCTGACGGCCTGACCTACGGTCTGCTGCGCTATCTGAATCCCGAAGTGGGACTGGACGGTTCGGAGCCGGCCATCGAATTCAACTACCTCGGGCGGTTTGACGCCGATGCCGCCGGTCTCTCCGAAAATCTGTGGCGGGTCGACGAGGATGCCATGGCGGCCATCCCGGCGGCCTCGGCGATACCCACGCCGCTCGGCCACACCGTGGAATTCAACGCCGCCCTCCTGGACACCGGCACCGGCCAGCGCCTGCACGCGACGTGGACGTGGGCACCTTCGGCGCTGGACGACGAACAGATCCAGCGGCTGAACCGGCTGTTGTTCGAGGCGCTGACCGGCATCTGCGCGCAGGTGCGGCAGGGTACGGGTGCTCAGCCGACATCGTCGAGCTGACTGTCGACGATAATGACGTAACGACCCCTTTGAGCTCACTCGGGAGATTGTGCACGCGCATGGCGATCGATGACCTGGTGATGGAAACCAGCTACGGCCCGGTCCGCGGTGTCGACGAGGGCCGCGTCACGGCGTGGAAGGGCATTCGCTACGCGGCGGCGCCGGTGGGCGACTTACGTTTTCGGGCGCCGCAACCGCCCGAGCGCTGGACCGAGATCGCCGACGCCACCGTGTTCGGGCCGGCCTGCCCGCAACCGATCTTTCCCAACATGCCGCTGGATCTGGGCGCACCGCAGGGCGAAGACTGCCTGCGGCTCAACGTCTGGGCATCCTCTGAGACCCGGCCCGGCGACGCCAAACCGGTGCTGGTGTGGCTGCACGGCGGCGCCTACGTCCTGGGATCGAGCAGCCAGACGCTCTATGACGGCAGCAGGCTGGTCAGCCACGGCGACGTCGTCGTGGTGACCGTCAACTATCGGCTCGGGGTGCTCGGCTTTCTCGACCTGGCGTCATTCGACACGGCAGGGCGACGGTTCGACTCGAACGTGGGGCTGCGCGACGCGATCGCGGCGTTGGAGTGGGTGCGCGACAACATCGCCGCCTTCGGCGGCGACCCGCGACGGGTCACCCTGTTCGGTGAGTCCGCCGGGGCGGGCATCGTCACGACGCTGTTGGCCAGCCCGGCGGCCGAGGGCCTGTTCGCCGGCGCGATCGCGCAGAGTTCGCCGGCCACCTCGGTGTATGACCGCGACCGTGCGCATCGGGTCACCCAAGCGTTCCTCGACAAACTGGGAATCGCGCCGTCGGAGTCGCAGCGGCTGGTCGACATGCCGATGGCGGCGATCCTGGCCGCGTCGCAACAGGTCTTCGACGAAGTGCCGGCGCGCAACCCGGGAACTCTGGCGTTCGTGCCGATCGTCGACGGTGACCTGCTGGGCGACTACCCGGTCAAGCTTGCGCAAGAGGGCCGCACCCATCCGGTGCCGTTGATCATCGGCACCAACAAACACGAGGCGGCCCTCTTCCGGCTGATGCGCTCGCCATTGATGCCGATCACCCCGAGCGCGATCACCTCGATGTTCAACCAGATCGCGGCGGAACAACCCGATTTGCAGTTGCCCACCGAGGAAGT
The sequence above is drawn from the Mycobacterium marseillense genome and encodes:
- a CDS encoding amino acid adenylation domain-containing protein, with the protein product MKMESDCGALPAANAADPAKRLLSIDWLDADEHGQLDEWGNRAVLAQPARPPVSIPDMFAARVARDADAVAITCGSRSMTYGELDVASNRLAHLLVGRGAAPGERVAMLLPRCAEAIVAVLAVIKTGAAYVPMDPAHPDARIGLVVGDAAPIAVITTADLRLRVDASDVPVIDIADPAIDAQSGDALPVPAADNLAYLVYTSGTTGMPKGVGVTHHNVTRLLESLGAELAPGQVWTQCHSLAFDYSVWEIWAPLLYGGRLLMVPDGVVRSSEEFHALLVREQVSVLSQTPSAFHALQTADALHSEMGQLNLTTVVFGGEALEPQRLASWFRNHPELPRMINMYGITETTVHASFRQIVARDVDNSVSPIGVPLEHLAFFVLDKFLRRVSVGAVGELYVAGAGVASGYWGRSGLTASRFVACPFGGTDASGQRMYRTGDLVRWDADGELQYVGRADEQVKIRGYRIELGEIKAAFGELDGVDQVAVIAREDRPGDRRLVGYVTGTADPVKVRAQLADRLPEYMVPAAVVGLAALPLTVNGKLDTRALPPPEYWDADRYRAPGDAIEQVLADIYAQVLGVERVGVDDPFFDLGGDSVLSMQVVARARAAGVACRQRDVFVEQTVARLAQVAVLLDGDPAEIDEGAGAVVATPIMRWLHGFDGPVDEYNQTVVVQAPAGVTEADVVVVLQALLDRHAMLRLRAEDTGEGDWSLWVPEVGAVDARACLRAVDALSDEALVAARSRLNPAAGAMFTALWVPDTGQLALMIHHLSVDVPSWRILFEDLNIAWAQHHHGQPVELPTGGTSFARWGSVLSEHARSAAVVELADTWRQLLETPAVLPAVQPAVDTYAGAGHLLAALDIETTHQLLGEVSAAFHAGVQDILLIAFGLAWNEFLGADGAPIGINVKGHGRAEELRRDVDLSRTVGWFTSKYPVALTVGDLPWTLVAAGGAALGPLITAALERLRAMPDGLTYGLLRYLNPEVGLDGSEPAIEFNYLGRFDADAAGLSENLWRVDEDAMAAIPAASAIPTPLGHTVEFNAALLDTGTGQRLHATWTWAPSALDDEQIQRLNRLLFEALTGICAQVRQGTGAQPTSSS
- a CDS encoding carboxylesterase/lipase family protein, giving the protein MAIDDLVMETSYGPVRGVDEGRVTAWKGIRYAAAPVGDLRFRAPQPPERWTEIADATVFGPACPQPIFPNMPLDLGAPQGEDCLRLNVWASSETRPGDAKPVLVWLHGGAYVLGSSSQTLYDGSRLVSHGDVVVVTVNYRLGVLGFLDLASFDTAGRRFDSNVGLRDAIAALEWVRDNIAAFGGDPRRVTLFGESAGAGIVTTLLASPAAEGLFAGAIAQSSPATSVYDRDRAHRVTQAFLDKLGIAPSESQRLVDMPMAAILAASQQVFDEVPARNPGTLAFVPIVDGDLLGDYPVKLAQEGRTHPVPLIIGTNKHEAALFRLMRSPLMPITPSAITSMFNQIAAEQPDLQLPTEEVIGSAYSRLRRKARSLRIATDVGFRMPSVWLAEGHARVAKVYLYRFDYASPLLKLLTVGAAHATELPYVWGTLGAPKDPTLKLGGTRTAKAVSKRVRARWINFAAHANPAGPAGEPEWPPYRTSDRACLLIGKKDALAHDVDANIRAAWGSEMVSFR